A genomic segment from Lineus longissimus chromosome 15, tnLinLong1.2, whole genome shotgun sequence encodes:
- the LOC135499417 gene encoding twitchin-like, producing MIPLKDKQCYEHENVTFECTLSKPDVPVKWQKNGKDVSADFTVKMDGNKHYLTITDAQLDHEAEYTIVVGQLKSTGKLKVQEVDAQFTIPLSDKTVKEEEYVEFTAELTKPNVKVKWEKNGITLKPGADDRIKMTSEGTTYKLCISKSMLDDEAKYTIVLPSDKKSSATLTVEEVPIVLVKPLEDKTVREHDTLAFVCEVSKPKVNIKWFRHDRELLHDDKFDMVSEGVSHSLTVKDALRIDEGEYTIVIEGSLRSTGKLKVEAVPGAPKAPIISEIFKESCVVAWQPPEDDGGCPPITGYHLERRVVGGPRWLKLNKERTPDLTYKVTDLSEGLEYEFRVSAENKIGVGEPSPPSKPFTAKDPWNLPGRPGIPAFSRVTDDSIHLNWTPPEDDGGTPIFNYVIEYRLKDAPTWTRANKDKVPELEYTVPGLKTDKLYEFRIRAENKVGVGEPSQSTEAIKIKAPLVGEPPVITLNIEDVTVVMPETATLNCDIEPGKPAAEVKWYKGDQLVKKGNKYDIVHEGKGSQLKIKKTELSDGGRYTCKATNVIASVETSGNVTIHKKPTITYEDALKKTQSLKVNTMLKIHVEVDGIPQPTTSWFHNDQPITESKTHQLEFTDHSTTLTVKNVTRDDSGLYMVIAENVAGKAQADFECIVRDKPSPPQNLEVTDIQRDSVAVKWDVPKDDGGAPITGYIVERRDIKKSTWIEAVKTDAKTLKSKIEKLIEGNQYLVRVSAVNEIGTSNPVELKEPVTCKSPYDVPGPPINVQATDVSKTQITLTWEPPTYDGGLPIKGYNVERCQVGSTRWIKLNKDLVPELTYTVSDVTENQEYQFRISAENDEGVGPPSDVCGPIKAKNPFDPPGKPGKPVVEDLTEETAMLRWTPPEDDGGAPITNYIVEMKHPGDKKWTVVDTKVPSVEYLVKGLTPETEYIFRVTAENKAGQGPPSDPSDLAKYEIPIKIIRPLTDQEVSALPAQRTFECEINKSNLNVQWFRNGKPLTPGKKYKMEAVGNVYRLAINDITAEDDADYTIKVVDKNIESTAALFVKVPPKFLLDKNFKDTITLHAGKSQIVEIPFEGSPMPEVKWMFNDGAFTDEKRIKAETIPGMTALTLGKVTRPDAGEYHLTIKNDFGSTNVVVTLIVLDKPTPPRNLEVDEVTPESAHIKYDIPEDDGGSPITGYIIEKRDIKKSAYSAVTTTNELEAIIPKLVAKNQYVFRVAAKNDVGTSDFVESKTITAKWSFDVPGAPDAPTITDIFKTSAVCNYKPPESDGGSPIIGYHIERRLTSSTRWGKINKDIVPDLTFKDDDLKEGMEYEYRVAAENKAGVGPFSPPSKPFKAKDPWDLPGPPGIPQFSEITDTSIRLTWTPPEDDGGTPITNYVIEYKLKDGKAWTIGNDDKVTDTTFIVKRLKTDSEYVFRVSAVNKVGQGPPSQNTPAQLIKAPLVGEAPKVSLGMEDVTVVSPTEAILNCDMEPGTPQAEIHWYKNGSQITPSDKYEMTHKDKMVELKIKKSEPKDAATYKCEASNIIGTVDTSAKVTVHVKPTINYEAKFKEAQTLNAGTTLIIPVKVDGLPVPTTTWFMGEAPLKNTDRMKIDVSETTTCITLKTVTRKDAGLYVVSAENIVGTANAQFELIVKDKPSPPQDLTVADVQKESITVNWKVPADDGGSPITGYIIEKRDAKKNTWSKAGKVDAKTLTFDVTKLITGNEYFFRVTAENAIGVSEPVELTEPVMAKSPFDVPTAPINLHLTDISKTQISLAWEPPEKDGGTPIIGYIIERKQTTSTRWVTLNKEPVPELAFDVADVTENQEYEFRVSAVNAEGQGPPCDTIGPIKAKNPYDVPGQPGKPVVENITADSATLRWKPPQDDWGSPITNYTVEMKQPNETTWSTVSADLTVAMPEFTVNGLKPETDYIFRVTAENKAGKGKPSEPSDVAKYVIPVKIIRPLQDINIKQLPSKATFECELNKAGVDVTWLKNGKPISDKRYRIENVDCVYRLLLDDVTDEDDGDYTIAVTADLKSEAGLMIEVPPVLKLDKDFKDTIIMKANTSKIVQIPFAASPVPEVNWSFNDGKFSDVKRITIETIRGMTALTISRAERKDAGDYQVTIENKFDTLTHTIKVIVLDKPSPPRNLKVPEVTPESARLTWDVPEDDGGSPITGYIVEKRDINRQSWNKITATKELTSLADKLIEKNKYVFRVSAENDVGVSEPVESAPITAKWTFDPPGPPEAPTITDIFKTSAVINWQPPLQDGGSPVIGYHLERKLTSSTRWAKVNKNIIPELTFKDEDLTDGMEYEYRVMAENKAGVGPPSSPSKPFKAKDPWDLPGPPGIPQFSDITNTSIKLSWTPPEDDGGTPITNYVIEYKLKDGAKWAIGNDDTVTDTTFVVKRLKTDSEYVFRVSAVNKVGQGPPSQSEPILIKEPLVGEAPSISHNLEDVTVISPEVAKLDCDIEMGKPDAEIKWYKDGKQITPGKKYEMTRKDKMAILNIKETEPKDDGTYKCEASNIIGSVDSSAKVTVHVRPVIDCDKKYKEPQSLRAGSTLSIPVKVTGKPQPTVSWSLNDKTLTSSGDITIVSEGESSMITVKPCNRTESGVYLVSAQNIVGTANKEFEVVVKDVPSVPRELKVTDVQKESIAISWQVPEDDGGSPITGYVIEKRDAKKNTWANAGKVKPAELAFTLTKLIEGNEYYIRVIAENQIGQSKPAELPEPVKAKSPFDLPGPPLNLRPTDVSKTQISIAYEPPEYDGGTPIIGYVIERRQAYSTKWIKLNREPVPELAYTDSDVTENQEYEFRVSAQNAEGVGPPSKTLGPIKAKDPYDVPGQPGKPVVEEITADAAHVTWAPPKDDGGSPIVNYIMEMKKPQDYEWSVVNADFTVPNPEHTVKGLKPETDYIFRVTAVNKAGPGKPSEPSDVAKYGFSPLDFKESSSRT from the exons ATGATACCATTGAAAGACAAACAGTGCTACGAACATGAGAATGTCACATTCGAGTGTACACTCTCGAAACCTGATGTCCCAGTGAAGTGGCAGAAAAACGGCAAGGATGTCTCTGCGGATTTCACCGTCAAGATGGACGGGAATAAACACTACTTGACAATCACCGATGCTCAGCTGGACCATGAGGCCGAGTATACGATTGTTGTGGGCCAACTTAAGAGCACGGGAAAGCTCAAAGTGCAGG AAGTGGATGCTCAGTTCACCATCCCCCTATCCGACAAGACTGTCAAGGAGGAGGAATACGTAGAATTCACCGCCGAGCTCACCAAAcccaatgtcaaggtcaaatggGAGAAAAATGGCATCACGCTGAAACCTGGAGCAGATGACAGGATCAAGATGACATCGGAAGGCACAACCTACAAGCTGTGCATCAGTAAGAGCATGCTTGATGATGAGGCAAAGTACACTATTGTGTTGCCTAGCGACAAGAAGAGTAGTGCCACTCTTACAGTAGAAG AGGTACCCATAGTTTTAGTCAAACCTCTCGAAGACAAGACCGTCCGTGAACACGACACCCTCGCTTTCGTTTGTGAGGTTTCCAAGCCGAAGGTCAATATCAAATGGTTCCGTCACGACCGCGAACTACTTCACGATGACAAGTTTGATATGGTTTCGGAGGGTGTCTCTCACAGTCTGACGGTGAAAGACGCTTTGAGAATCGACGAAGGAGAATATACAATTGTGATTGAGGGATCACTGAGGTCAACTGGAAAGCTCAAAGTTGAAG CTGTTCCTGGTGCACCAAAAGCCCCTATCATCTCGGAAATTTTCAAGGAATCTTGCGTTGTTGCTTGGCAACCACCGGAGGACGATGGCGGCTGTCCACCGATCACTGGCTACCATCTTGAGCGTCGCGTCGTCGGCGGTCCAAGATGGCTGAAACTGAACAAGGAACGTACTCCCGACCTGACGTACAAGGTCACAGATCTTAGCGAGGGGTTGGAATACGAGTTCCGTGTCAGTGCCGAGAATAAGATAGGAGTAGGAGAACCTAGTCCCCCGTCCAAACCATTTACCGCCAAGGACCCATGGA ACCTCCCCGGCCGACCTGGTATTCCCGCTTTCAGTCGGGTCACCGACGACTCTATCCATCTCAACTGGACCCCACCAGAAGATGACGGCGGCACACCAATATTCAACTACGTCATTGAATACCGCCTCAAAGACGCTCCAACGTGGACCCGGGCCAACAAGGATAAGGTACCAGAGTTAGAGTACACGGTGCCTGGCCTCAAGACCGATAAGTTATATGAGTTTAGGATCCGTGCCGAGAATAAGGTCGGTGTTGGTGAGCCGTCGCAGTCGACCGAGGCCATCAAGATCAAAGCACCTCTTG TTGGTGAACCGCCTGTGATCACACTTAACATTGAAGATGTGACTGTCGTCATGCCCGAGACCGCCACGTTGAACTGTGACATTGAGCCTGGCAAACCAGCAGCTGAAGTCAAATG GTACAAGGGTGACCAGCTTGTGAAGAAAGGAAACAAGTACGACATCGTACACGAGGGAAAGGGATCCCAGCTGAAGATTAAAAAAACAGAGCTCTCCGATGGAGGACGGTATACCTGCAAGGCTACAAACGTCATTGCCTCGGTGGAGACATCAGGCAATGTCACAATTCACA AAAAGCCAACTATCACGTACGAGGATGCCCTGAAGAAGACACAGTCGCTGAAGGTCAACACCATGCTCAAGATTCACGTCGAAGTCGACGGCATCCCGCAACCGACTACATCCTGGTTCCACAATGATCAGCCAATCACCGAGTCCAAGACGCACCAGTTGGAATTCACCGATCATTCTACTACACTGACAGTTAAAAATGTCACTCGGGATGACAGCGGTCTGTATATGGTGATTGCTGAAAACGTTGCCGGAAAAGCGCAAGCTGACTTTGAATGCATCGTCAGAGACAAGCCATCTCCACCACAGAACTTGGAAGTTACCGACATCCAACGGGACTCTGTGGCAGTCAAATGGGACGTCCCCAAAGACGACGGCGGTGCACCAATCACCGGGTATATTGTCGAGCGCCGTGACATTAAGAAATCGACTTGGATTGAGGCGGTTAAAACCGATGCGAAGACTTTGAAAAGCAAGATTGAGAAGTTGATTGAGGGTAACCAGTATCTGGTACGAGTTTCAGCGGTGAATGAGATCGGGACTAGTAACCCAGTTGAGCTCAAGGAACCAGTGACCTGCAAGAGCCCCTATG ATGTTCCTGGCCCACCGATTAACGTCCAAGCCACCGACGTCTCAAAAACTCAGATCACCCTAACGTGGGAACCACCGACCTACGACGGTGGCCTCCCTATCAAGGGATACAATGTAGAGAGATGCCAAGTTGGCAGCACTCGCTGGATCAAGCTTAACAAAGACCTCGTCCCTGAGTTGACATACACAGTGTCTGACGTGACGGAGAACCAGGAATACCAATTTAGGATCTCGGCTGAGAATGATGAGGGTGTCGGACCTCCGTCTGACGTCTGTGGACCTATCAAGGCCAAGAATCCATTCG ACCCACCAGGCAAACCTGGGAAGCCGGTCGTTGAAGACCTCACAGAGGAAACTGCCATGTTGAGGTGGACGCCCCCAGAAGATGATGGTGGTGCCCCCATCACTAACTATATCGTCGAGATGAAGCATCCTGGAGATAAAAAATGGACTGTCGTTGACACCAAGGTTCCGTCAGTTGAATACCTTGTGAAAGGACTGACTCCAGAGACAGAGTATATCTTCCGTGTGACTGCTGAGAATAAAGCTGGACAGGGACCACCATCCGACCCATCTGATTTGGCTAAATATG AAATCCCCATCAAGATTATTCGTCCACTGACTGACCAAGAAGTCAGTGCGCTGCCCGCGCAGAGAACATTCGAATGCGAAATCAACAAATCGAACTTGAACGTCCAGTGGTTCAGGAACGGCAAACCTTTGACTCCTGGCAAGAAATACAAGATGGAGGCTGTTGGTAACGTCTACCGTCTGGCAATCAATGACATCACGGCAGAAGATGATGCTGATTATACGATCAAGGTTGTTGATAAGAATATCGAGTCAACTGCTGCCCTCTTCGTTAAAG TTCCACCAAAGTTCTTGCTAGACAAGAACTTCAAAGACACAATTACACTTCATGCGGGCAAATCACAGATTGTGGAGATTCCATTTGAAGGCAGCCCGATGCCAGAGGTCAAATGGATGTTCAACGATGGTGCATTCACTGATGAGAAACGCATCAAGGCGGAGACGATCCCTGGAATGACGGCCTTGACCCTTGGCAAGGTCACTCGTCCCGATGCCGGAGAATACCATCTCACCATCAAGAACGACTTCGGAAGTACAAATGTGGTGGTAACGTTGATTGTCTTAG ACAAGCCGACTCCACCCAGGAACCTTGAAGTTGACGAGGTCACGCCCGAATCAGCCCACATCAAATATGACATCCCAGAGGACGATGGCGGGTCTCCTATCACAGGCTACATCATCGAGAAACGCGACATCAAGAAGTCTGCTTACTCAGCCGTTACTACCACCAACGAATTGGAGGCCATCATCCCTAAGCTTGTCGCAAAGAACCAATATGTGTTCCGTGTGGCTGCGAAGAATGATGTTGGGACCAGTGACTTTGTTGAGAGCAAGACCATCACGGCCAAGTGGTCATTTG acGTTCCTGGGGCTCCCGATGCACCAACCATCACAGACATCTTCAAGACATCAGCCGTTTGCAACTACAAACCACCAGAGAGTGACGGAGGCTCCCCCATCATCGGTTACCACATTGAGCGCCGTTTGACATCCAGTACCCGCTGGGGCAAAATCAACAAGGATATCGTCCCTGACTTGACCTTCAAGGATGATGACCTCAAGGAGGGAATGGAGTATGAGTACCGGGTTGCTGCTGAGAACAAGGCAGGAGTTGGACCATTCAGTCCGCCTTCCAAACCATTCAAGGCAAAGGATCCATGGG ACTTACCCGGCCCACCTGGTATCCCACAATTCAGCGAGATCACAGACACATCAATCAGGTTGACCTGGACCCCACCGGAGGACGACGGTGGAACCCCCATCACAAACTACGTCATAGAGTACAAACTCAAGGATGGGAAAGCGTGGACCATCGGTAACGACGACAAAGTCACGGATACAACATTCATCGTGAAACGCTTGAAAACTGACTCTGAATACGTGTTCAGGGTTAGTGCAGTGAACAAGGTTGGACAAGGACCACCCTCACAGAATACGCCTGCTCAGTTGATCAAGGCTCCACTAG TTGGTGAAGCCCCGAAGGTCAGCCTGGGCATGGAGGACGTGACCGTCGTCTCCCCAACAGAGGCAATCCTCAATTGTGACATGGAGCCAGGCACACCTCAGGCAGAGATCCACTGGTACAAGAACGGCTCTCAGATCACCCCGAGCGACAAGTACGAAATGACCCACAAGGACAAAATGGTGGAGCTGAAGATCAAGAAGTCCGAACCAAAGGACGCTGCAACGTATAAATGCGAGGCGTCCAATATTATTGGTACTGTTGACACGTCTGCTAAGGTCACTGTACATG TCAAACCAACAATCAACTACGAGGCCAAGTTCAAGGAGGCACAGACCCTGAATGCTGGTACTAccctgatcatccccgtcaagGTTGACGGTCTCCCCGTACCGACGACAACTTGGTTCATGGGCGAGGCTCCCCTCAAGAACACCGACCGGATGAAGATAGACGTCAGCGAGACTACGACTTGTATCACCCTGAAGACGGTGACGAGGAAGGATGCTGGCTTGTATGTCGTGTCGGCTGAGAATATTGTCGGGACAGCGAATGCTCAATTTGAGCTGATCGTTAAAG ACAAACCATCCCCACCACAAGACCTAACTGTCGCAGATGTCCAAAAAGAATCCATCACAGTCAACTGGAAAGTTCCAGCAGACGATGGTGGCTCCCCGATCACTGGATACATAATCGAGAAGCGTGATGCCAAGAAAAACACCTGGTCTAAGGCGGGAAAAGTTGACGCTAAAACCTTGACCTTCGACGTGACGAAACTGATCACAGGCAATGAGTACTTCTTCCGGGTGACTGCTGAGAATGCTATTGGTGTGAGCGAGCCAGTGGAATTGACTGAGCCTGTCATGGCTAAGAGTCCATTTG ATGTTCCAACTGCACCAATCAACCTACACCTGACTGACATCAGCAAGACCCAGATTTCGCTTGCCTGGGAACCACCAGAGAAAGATGGCGGCACTCCAATCATCGGCTACATCATCGAGCGCAAGCAGACTACCAGTACCCGTTGGGTGACGCTGAACAAGGAACCAGTTCCTGAATTGGCCTTCGATGTCGCAGACGTGACTGAGAATCAGGAGTATGAGTTCCGTGTCTCGGCTGTGAATGCCGAGGGACAGGGACCACCATGTGATACAATTGGACCAATCAAAGCTAAGAACCCTTATG ATGTGCCCGGCCAACCTGGCAAGCCGGTCGTAGAGAACATCACGGCCGATTCCGCCACCCTCCGATGGAAACCACCTCAAGATGATTGGGGCAGCCCCATCACGAACTACACCGTTGAGATGAAGCAGCCTAACGAGACAACATGGTCGACGGTCAGCGCTGATCTAACCGTGGCGATGCCAGAGTTTACTGTCAACGGTCTGAAGCCGGAGACGGATTATATCTTCAGGGTGACCGCAGAGAATAAGGCAGGAAAAGGGAAGCCGTCGGAGCCATCCGATGTGGCCAAGTATG TGATCCCAGTCAAGATCATTCGACCACTACAAGACATCAACATCAAGCAACTCCCAAGCAAAGCCACCTTCGAGTGTGAGCTCAACAAAGCTGGCGTTGACGTTACATGGTTGAAAAATGGCAAGCCAATCTCAGACAAGCGGTACCGTATCGAGAATGTGGACTGCGTGTATCGCCTGCTCCTCGATGATGTCACAGATGAGGACGATGGTGACTATACCATCGCTGTCACGGCAGACCTCAAGTCAGAGGCTGGACTCATGATTGAAG TTCCTCCAGTTTTGAAACTTGACAAAGATTTCAAGGACACCATTATAATGAAAGCCAACACCTCAAAGATCGTGCAGATCCCCTTCGCGGCAAGTCCGGTTCCTGAGGTCAACTGGTCGTTCAATGATGGGAAATTCTCTGATGTTAAACGCATCACGATTGAGACTATCCGCGGTATGACAGCCCTGACAATCAGTCGTGCCGAGAGGAAGGACGCCGGAGACTACCAAGTGACGATTGAGAATAAGTTCGATACCTTGACTCATACTATCAAGGTCATCGTCTTGGACAAACCCTCGCCACCACGTAACTTGAAGGTACCCGAGGTCACGCCAGAATCTGCTAGATTGACCTGGGACGTACCCGAAGACGACGGTGGATCACCAATCACTGGCTACATCGTTGAGAAGCGTGATATCAACCGCCAGTCCTGGAATAAGATAACGGCGACCAAGGAATTGACGTCACTTGCCGACAAGTTGATCGAGAAGAATAAGTACGTTTTCCGAGTTTCGGCTGAGAATGACGTCGGTGTGAGCGAACCAGTTGAGAGTGCTCCAATAACTGCCAAGTGGACCTTCG ATCCACCCGGGCCACCAGAAGCCCCCACCATCACCGACATCTTCAAGACATCTGCCGTCATCAACTGGCAGCCACCACTCCAAGATGGCGGCTCTCCCGTCATCGGCTATCACCTGGAACGCAAGTTGACCTCTAGTACTCGATGGGCCAAGGTCAACAAGAACATTATACCAGAACTCACATTCAAGGATGAGGACCTGACTGATGGAATGGAGTACGAGTACCGTGTGATGGCTGAGAACAAGGCTGGAGTCGGTCCGCCAAGCTCGCCCTCCAAGCCATTCAAGGCTAAGGACCCATGGG ACCTCCCTGGACCCCCTGGCATCCCACAATTTAGCGACATCACCAACACGTCCATCAAACTCTCCTGGACCCCACCAGAGGATGATGGTGGAACGCCCATCACCAACTACGTCATCGAATACAAGCTCAAGGATGGAGCCAAATGGGCGATAGGAAACGACGACACAGTCACAGATACCACGTTCGTTGTAAAACGCTTGAAGACGGATTCTGAGTACGTCTTTAGAGTCAGTGCTGTCAACAAGGTTGGCCAGGGCCCGCCGTCACAGAGTGAACCCATCTTGATCAAGGAACCTCTAG TTGGCGAGGCACCCTCCATCAGCCACAATCTCGAGGATGTGACCGTCATCTCGCCAGAGGTGGCCAAGCTTGACTGTGATATTGAGATGGGGAAGCCAGATGCTGAAATCAAATG gtaCAAGGATGGGAAACAGATCACCCCAGGCAAGAAATACGAGATGACCCGCAAGGACAAGATGGCCATTCTCAACATCAAAGAAACAGAACCCAAGGATGATGGCACGTACAAGTGTGAGGCATCCAATATCATTGGCAGCGTTGACTCGTCAGCCAAGGTCACTGTCCATG TTCGTCCGGTCATCGATTGTGACAAGAAATACAAGGAGCCTCAGAGTCTGCGTGCTGGTTCGACCTTGTCCATTCCAGTCAAGGTCACTGGGAAGCCGCAACCAACTGTATCATGGTCACTCAATGACAAAACGTTGACGTCCTCCGGTGACATCACCATCGTGAGTGAGGGTGAATCGTCCATGATTACCGTGAAACCCTGCAACAGGACGGAGTCCGGTGTCTACCTTGTCTCGGCGCAGAACATTGTCGGAACAGCTAACAAAGAATTTGAGGTCGTCGTAAAGGACGTACCGTCCGTTCCACGCGAGCTCAAAGTTACAGATGTCCAGAAGGAATCCATCGCAATCAGTTGGCAGGTACCAGAGGATGACGGTGGCTCACCAATTACTGGTTACGTTATCGAGAAACGTGACGCCAAGAAGAACACTTGGGCCAATGCGGGTAAAGTAAAACCTGCTGAGTTGGCGTTCACTTTGACTAAACTGATTGAAGGCAATGAGTATTACATCCGAGTGATTGCTGAGAATCAGATAGGGCAGAGCAAACCTGCAGAACTCCCAGAACCAGTCAAGGCGAAGAGTCCATTTG ATCTTCCTGGTCCACCACTGAACCTCCGCCCAACCGATGTCAGCAAGACCCAGATCTCCATCGCTTACGAACCACCAGAGTACGACGGTGGCACCCCGATCATTGGCTACGTGATCGAGCGCCGACAGGCCTACAGCACCAAGTGGATCAAGCTGAACAGGGAACCAGTGCCCGAGTTGGCCTACACCGATTCCGACGTTACAGAGAACCAGGAGTACGAGTTTAGGGTCAGCGCACAGAATGCTGAAGGTGTCGGCCCACCGTCAAAGACTCTTGGACCAATCAAAGCCAAGGATCCTTACG ATGTTCCAGGTCAACCGGGTAAACCCGTTGTGGAAGAGATCACTGCCGATGCTGCCCACGTGACTTGGGCGCCACCCAAAGATGATGGCGGAAGCCCGATAGTCAACTACATCATGGAGATGAAGAAACCCCAGGACTATGAATGGTCTGTCGTCAACGCCGATTTCACTGTGCCAAACCCAGAGCACACTGTTAAGGGCCTGAAGCCAGAGACGGATTATATCTTTAGGGTGACAGCTGTCAACAAGGCTGGACCTGGCAAGCCATCGGAGCCATCTGATGTTGCCAAATATG GTTTTTCACCACTGGATTTCAAAGAGAGCTCCTCAAGAACTTGA